In Pseudomonas saponiphila, the genomic stretch CCCCAGTATGTGTTGATTTTGTGAATCTCATTGGCAAAAAGTTTTCTAAGAGTGGGAGGATTTACGGATATGTAGATCCGAATATGCTCGCTGCTGCCGATAACTTTTCTAAGTACGCTAACAATCTCGATTTCAATGCCTTTGTCAGTGGTGTTATGGAGCGGCTGTGCCATGAGGCAAACGACCCGGCTCGACGCTCTCTCAATGAGGGTTATGTTGTATTTTCGCACTATAAAGATTTTCGGCAGGTAGACCATCTCTTAATTGTCATGCTTGGTAAAAGAGGTGGGTATGATTTTGACGATGACAACAATCTCAATCCGAGAGGAACGGAAAGCCTAAACCTTCAAGATTTTCGTCAGGCCGCCTGTATGGATCTGACAGAGTTCAAAAAAGGCTTCCCGAAAAATACAGGTGACTCCTACCTTTATTTTATTAAAGGGAATTCAAAAAGCGAATTCTTTAACAGTGCGCTCGGTTGTTCCGATTCGATTCCAGGCAAGGTCTGTGTTGATAATTTGAAAGACGCGCTGGGCGCATACTTCACAGAAGAAGCAAATACGCTTTCCTCTTCAGATCGACGCACAATTTATACGCGAGTAGTTAGCTATATTGAAAATAAAGCTGGTGAGAGAGTGCATCTCTCAGAAATTCAGCGCGTGATAAATAAATGTCTGAACGAGGACTCACCTCATCTCGATGGGCTCATAAAATTTATTTCAGAAAACTCTGAACGCTTTAAAGTGAGTGAAGAATTTCAACCTTCTGGTGTTACCGCAAAAAAAATGGGCTATGTGGATCTTAAGCTACCCTCCGGAGAATTCGTGGGGCGTTTGAAGCTAGATGCTGTGGCTGTTGGTGAGAGCACTGCTGATCTTAGTGTCGACAAGAATTTTGTGTACCTGAAGGTAAAGCTTCCAAGCGACGTGTCAAACAGGCTGAAGAGTATAAATGCTGATGATCCATCGTCAGGATCCCAAAATGCTTGATCGAATCTCACTTGATGGTGATCAGCTCATATTTGACACTCGATCTCTTGATATAGAGAGCGTCTATGAGTTCCTCAAAACCTATGGTTGCCAGAGTCCCGAAAGTTTGGACTTGATTGGGCGAGATCTTTTTCTGCTGGACTCTTCAGCGTGGAACGAAGGTTACGTGCCCTTCTTTGCCAATGCAGAGGCAATGTGGCATACGATACGGACGCGTAGCAAAAAGCCTGAATACATACACATTATAGGTGTGGATGAGAATCAGTATGTTTCAATTTCTCGGCTAATTGACCTGTATTTTTTAATTAGAGAAATCCTTGCGACGCTTTGCCATAACAACGGTGATGAAAGCCAAATCCTCAAATACATATTCTATAGTTCGAAAGAGTCCTTTCTTACAAAGTTAGAAGTGTCTTATCTCATGGAGTGTGATGAGCTAATAGCCATAGAGGTGGATGCAGAAGGGATTAAGCATGCTCAAAAAATGCATGCGGCGGTGATGGCGGATGAGGACGTTCATTGTGAAGAAAGACGTCACGTTATGCGAGAAGCGCTGACAGATTTTTTAAAGGATAAAAAAGACTGTAATGTTGCTGTAGTTATGGCGTCCATTTCGATTTTTTACAAAAAATACAATGAGCGTTATAAGGTTTATGTAAGCAAGTTTTCTGTTAACAAAATTCTCACTGAGATCGAAAATGATTGTGTTAATTTCTTGGGCAAGGTCCAAGATGCAATCATGTCTCAGCAGACAAAGGCGTTTGCTATACCGGGTAGTATCGTTGCGGCGGGCGCTATTTTAAAACCTGCTACCACTGCATGGGATTACCTCGTCATAGTTGTGGGGTTGGTAATATCAACCTGGATGATTACCTCCTTAAATAATAACGTAATTGCTCATATCAAGTTACTTGCAGAAGAGTTTCAGCGCTCCACTAAAAAGTATGACGATATCGTTGTGGGGGTAGAAGAGATACAGTTGAAAATTGAGGGGTCTCGACAAAAACTTTCGACTTCCTCTAGCTCAGCTGAAACTAAACTTAAGGTGCTAACCCGGGTATGCTGGTTAATACTTGTGCTAGTAAACCTGATTTTGCTCAAACGCTTCTTAGATAATTAGTGTCGCTCTCTGACTAAATCACATAAAAGATAGGTTCTTCAGTTAATTCCATACTAGACTCGATTTCAATTGTCTTCGTTTGGCCGTATACGGCCAATGATGATTTTGGCTGCGTACTGTTATTTGGTCGGCTTCACTATCTCCCCGACTCGCCTATAGACTTTCTTGGTCATCTCCTCGGTGGAATGCCCCAGCAACCGGCTTGCATGCGTCAGCTCAATCTCACTAGCCGCCTTCGGCCGTATGTCCTTGAACTGAAACTGCCGAATGCTGACCGCCAGTGCCGGATCGCCATCGGCCGCAGCCTTGATGGCAGCCTTCTCCCGCGCATCGTCCCAGCGGTTGCGCAGCATCTGCTGGCTCATTCGTAGCCCTGAAGCGTTCGTGATCAGCGTTGATGTCCTAATGCCGTTGATGGCCCTGCGCTCTTGTAGGTCTTCGATAAAGGCGCTCAAGCCGGACTGGACGCCTTCGTCCTCCAGGCGCAGGCGCAGGCGTTTTTCGGTCTTGCCCTGGCCTATCAGCAAGAATCCATTGTTTAGGTCGGTGGCGGCGATCTTGAGCACGTCTGCGGGGCGTTGTCCGGTCAAGTAGGCCAGATCCATCGCGTCCTTCAGTTCCTGCACCGCCTCGGCGTAGACCGCATTCCATAAGGTCTCGCCGGCGTAGTAGTCCCTGGGATTTTCCTTGTTGCGGCGAACGCCGAAGCACGGGTTGGCTTTGTCGGTCAGGCCCCACTCTCGGGCAATGGTGAATGCGTGAGAGAGCAGGGCGATTTCTCGATTGGCCCGGACCTTGGCGGTTCTGGCGTCGCGGTATTGGGCGATAACCTGGGGAGTGATCGATTCGATGGGCGCGTTTTCAAAGGCTCTCCTGAGCTGTTTGAGTTCCTTGCGGTTGTCCGACTGGGTGCGGATCGATTTGCCGGGGATGATCTCCTTTTCGTACCGATCGAAGACGTAGCTCATCAGGTGGTTGGGCTTGGGTGGTGCTCTGCGTTCCAGCCTGGCCCATTCCACCTTGGCCTGATCGAGGTCGGTGCCCAGTGGGATCTCCTTGCGTTTGCCGGTGGCGTCCCTGCCGTCGTAGTAGTACGCCGTCCAGATCTGGCCGCTCTTGCCCTTTCTGATACGGCGCACCATGCGTGGCGGCAGGTCGCGGTTGGCTGTGGTTCTCTTGCGCACGGGTCAGCTCACATTCGCAAGGTTGAGCGACCAGACTTCAGTCACGGCATTAGTTGCTGAGGGTTTAACTCCGGCTAATTTCATCCTGGCGTAGACCCGGCCAACGATGGGGCGTCGGGCACCGGTCAGAACAAACTCCCAATGGCCAGGAACGTCTAACCCGCAGAATC encodes the following:
- a CDS encoding nucleoid-associated protein: MDDQVKNTPHSNTDTEVKNTEVRSLVVLNACAAKFFKKTLGGLTFYDSNKGNDWDLKSPVCVDFVNLIGKKFSKSGRIYGYVDPNMLAAADNFSKYANNLDFNAFVSGVMERLCHEANDPARRSLNEGYVVFSHYKDFRQVDHLLIVMLGKRGGYDFDDDNNLNPRGTESLNLQDFRQAACMDLTEFKKGFPKNTGDSYLYFIKGNSKSEFFNSALGCSDSIPGKVCVDNLKDALGAYFTEEANTLSSSDRRTIYTRVVSYIENKAGERVHLSEIQRVINKCLNEDSPHLDGLIKFISENSERFKVSEEFQPSGVTAKKMGYVDLKLPSGEFVGRLKLDAVAVGESTADLSVDKNFVYLKVKLPSDVSNRLKSINADDPSSGSQNA
- a CDS encoding phage integrase gives rise to the protein MRKRTTANRDLPPRMVRRIRKGKSGQIWTAYYYDGRDATGKRKEIPLGTDLDQAKVEWARLERRAPPKPNHLMSYVFDRYEKEIIPGKSIRTQSDNRKELKQLRRAFENAPIESITPQVIAQYRDARTAKVRANREIALLSHAFTIAREWGLTDKANPCFGVRRNKENPRDYYAGETLWNAVYAEAVQELKDAMDLAYLTGQRPADVLKIAATDLNNGFLLIGQGKTEKRLRLRLEDEGVQSGLSAFIEDLQERRAINGIRTSTLITNASGLRMSQQMLRNRWDDAREKAAIKAAADGDPALAVSIRQFQFKDIRPKAASEIELTHASRLLGHSTEEMTKKVYRRVGEIVKPTK